The nucleotide window ACATTGAGCTGCTTGATGGCAACGTGTTTTTGCTATATGAGCGGTTCCAAGTCACCTGCCCCATTATCTTCACCACGGCCTACGACCAGTTTCTGCTACCTGCCTTCCGGGGCAACGGCATTGCTTACCTGCTCAAGCCTTTCACCTACGAGCAGTTTCAGGAGGCGCTGACCAAGTACCAGCGGCTGCAGGGGAGCTTTGCGCAACCCACCGCGCCAGTGCTTAGTCCGGAGGTGGTGCGCGAGCTAAGCCATGCTCTGCGGCAGGGAGGTCAGCCGCAGTACCGGCAGCGCTTTTCGGTGCGCATGCGCAATGGCCTCTACATTCTGCAGGTAGAGGACGTGGCTTACGTACAAGCCGACGAGGGCGTGACCTTCGCGGTGGATGTTGCGGGGACGCGCTACCCGCTTAGTGGTACGCTTACGGAGGTAGAGCGCCAGCTAAACCCTGCGCACTTCGGACGGCTGAACCGCTCGGAGCTGGTCAACATTGGCTTCGTGGAGAAAGTGGAGCCGTACTTCAACAACCGGCTGGCCGTGAAGCTGCGCGGCAAAGCCGATGTGGTACTCACTACCAGCGCCGCACAGACGCCCGAGTTCCGGCGGTGGCTGGAAGGGTAGGGGCGGCCAGCTACGCTTGCGTGCGCATTTTTCGGTGCTGGCTTTGCAAGTGCCGGAAATTGCGCTGGGCTAAAAGACCTGATTGAGTACCTTGCTGCCGCAACGCGGCGGCCGGGCTCGGTTTGGCGCGGCGTTGCTCGGAGCGTTTTCATTTCTCAACCCAAACTTCTTCTTATGAGCATTATCACCGAAATCCACGCCCGTCAGATTTTTGATTCGCGCGGCAACCCCACCGTGGAAGTTGACGTGACCACCGAAAACGGCACCGTAGGCCGTGCTGCCGTGCCCTCGGGGGCCAGTACCGGCAAGCACGAAGCCGTGGAGCTGCGCGACGACGACAAGTCGAAGTACATGGGAAAGGGAGTGCTGAAGGCGGTAGAGAATGTGAACAGCAAGATTGCCGAAGAGCTGGTGGGCTTCTCGGTATACGAGCAGGGTTGGCTCGACAAGATCATGCTGGAAATGGACGGCACGCCCAACAAGGCCAACCTGGGTGCCAATGCCATTCTGGGCGTTTCGCTGGCTGCTGCCCGCGCTGCCGCTGCTGAGGCAGGCATGCCGCTGTACCGCTACGTGGGCGGCGTAAATGCCACCACGCTGCCCGTGCCCATGATGAACATCCTGAATGGCGGCTCGCATGCCGACAACAGCATCGACTTCCAGGAATTCATGATTATGCCGGTGGGCGCACCTACCTTCTCGGAGGCGCTGCGCTGGGGGA belongs to Hymenobacter sp. J193 and includes:
- a CDS encoding LytTR family DNA-binding domain-containing protein, with protein sequence MRILILEDEEPAARQTLQFLTQAGLAPPAPPVVRSVGKALDWLQTHPMPDLIFSDIELLDGNVFLLYERFQVTCPIIFTTAYDQFLLPAFRGNGIAYLLKPFTYEQFQEALTKYQRLQGSFAQPTAPVLSPEVVRELSHALRQGGQPQYRQRFSVRMRNGLYILQVEDVAYVQADEGVTFAVDVAGTRYPLSGTLTEVERQLNPAHFGRLNRSELVNIGFVEKVEPYFNNRLAVKLRGKADVVLTTSAAQTPEFRRWLEG